A genomic region of Arachis stenosperma cultivar V10309 chromosome 9, arast.V10309.gnm1.PFL2, whole genome shotgun sequence contains the following coding sequences:
- the LOC130947800 gene encoding LEAF RUST 10 DISEASE-RESISTANCE LOCUS RECEPTOR-LIKE PROTEIN KINASE-like 1.1 isoform X5 yields the protein MRLRCNLLQCCFTSSSSNGVIQIKGKIFPYLILAQATNNFNKRNCLGKIGLKNLYYGKLRDGCEIVIERVSSNDKRQIFQQFLNEILVSNILHHKNLVTFRGYAFHHEEFLVAHEYLSNGTLAAYLECEIQHNKCTLPLLTRMEIAIDIANALSYLHKHGIIHHNINSSNILLDKNMCAKVAGLHLSRKLPEDVSVNATSIVSISSDLAKNCVYIDPEYVSHGRVSTKNDVYSFGVVLCDLISSKLAKYWEGCDRESIAALLGRNIENQALDKVLDPRTGFQSDHKIMQVMTAMAELALNCMGFPQELRPNMEQVLDILNGKRLERYKTIEAFRIFDYADLRKATMQFRPDRILGEGGFGSVFYGKLQDGLEVAIKRFHNMRQNSLKQFMNEIEILRLLHHRNLVSLYGRSSFEHNELFLVYEYVPNGTVSRHIHGVADFGLSRSQPDYVTHVSTAPAGTNAYMDPEYFQTGRVSYRSDVYSFGVVLFELISSKPAFWRDVPHGEAVGLPKFAIIKLLNNTLKELVDPDIGYDSDKDVTEMVTAVAELAFQCVQSPKELRPSMKQVLETLEGIKKGTWGFNQIT from the exons ATGAGGTTGAGGTGTAATCTTCTTCAGTGCTGCTTCACTAGCAGTTCTTCAAATGGTGTTATTCAGATAAAGGGGAAAATCTTCCCCTACTTGATACTTGCACAAGcaacaaataattttaataaacgTAATTGTCTTGGAAAGATAGGCTTGAAGAATCTATACTATG GCAAACTTAGAGATGGGTGTGAGATTGTAATTGAAAGAGTATCATCCAATGACAAGAGGCAAATATTTCAGCAGTTCCTCAATGAAATTTTGGTTTCGAATATCCTGCATCACAAAAATCTCGTGACATTTCGCGGTTATGCCTTTCATCATGAGGAATTCCTGGTAGCACATGAATATCTCTCCAATGGCACTCTTGCTGCTTATCTTGAATGTGAAATCCAACATAATAAATGCACATTACCTTTGCTTACTCGAATGGAAATCGCCATCGATATTGCGAATGCATTGAGCTATCTTCACAAGCATGGCATCATCCACCATAACATAAACTCCAGCAATATTCTGCTAGATAAGAACATGTGTGCTAAAGTTGCTGGCTTGCACTTATCAAGGAAACTTCCGGAGGATGTTTCTGTCAATGCCACCAGCATTGTTTCAATTTCAAGTGATTTAGCAAAAAATTGTGTTTACATTGACCCAGAGTATGTGTCTCATGGCAGAGTCAGCACCAAGAATGATGTTTATAGCTTCGGAGTAGTGTTGTGCGATTTGATATCATCCAAGCTTGCTAAGTATTGGGAAGGTTGTGACCGAGAAAGTATTGCTGCACTTTTAGGCAGAAATATTGAAAATCAAGCTTTGGACAAGGTATTGGATCCAAGAACTGGCTTCCAATCAGACCATAAGATCATGCAGGTGATGACTGCAATGGCGGAGCTTGCACTTAATTGCATGGGATTTCCACAAGAACTCAGGCCAAATATGGAACAGGTGCTAGATATCCTCAATGGCAAGAGACTAGAGAGATATAAAACAATAGAAG CTTTCAGAATCTTTGACTATGCTGATCTCAGAAAAGCTACCATGCAATTTCGTCCAGATAGGATCCTTGGAGAGGGAGGGTTCGGCAGCGTATTTTATG GAAAACTTCAAGATGGACTTGAAGTTGCAATAAAACGTTTCCACAACATGCGGCAAAATTCTCTTAAGCAATTCATGAATGAAATCGAGATCTTAAGACTCTTGCACCATAGAAACCTGGTTTCACTCTACGGCCGCAGCTCTTTTGAACATAACGAACTCTTTCTAGTCTATGAGTACGTCCCCAATGGCACTGTCTCTAGACATATTCATGGAG TTGCAGATTTCGGACTCTCACGGTCCCAACCAGATTATGTTACTCATGTGTCAACAGCTCCAGCAGGGACAAATGCCTATATGGATCCGGAATATTTCCAAACAGGCAGGGTTTCCTATAGAAGTGATGTATATAGCTTTGGAGTGGTCTTGTTTGAGCTCATATCATCTAAACCTGCATTTTGGAGGGACGTCCCACACGGCGAGGCGGTTGGCCTCCCTAAGTTTGCAATAATCAAACTGTTAAATAACACATTGAAGGAGCTAGTAGATCCAGATATTGGCTATGATTCAGATAAAGATGTAACGGAAATGGTAACAGCAGTGGCAGAGTTGGCCTTTCAGTGCGTTCAGAGTCCTAAAGAGCTTAGACCTTCCATGAAACAAGTGCTGGAGACCCTTGAGGGTATAAAGAAGGGAACATGGGGATTCAACCAGATAACTTAG
- the LOC130947800 gene encoding LEAF RUST 10 DISEASE-RESISTANCE LOCUS RECEPTOR-LIKE PROTEIN KINASE-like 1.1 isoform X6 — MRLRCNLLQCCFTSSSSNGVIQIKGKIFPYLILAQATNNFNKRNCLGKIGLKNLYYGKLRDGCEIVIERVSSNDKRQIFQQFLNEILVSNILHHKNLVTFRGYAFHHEEFLVAHEYLSNGTLAAYLECEIQHNKCTLPLLTRMEIAIDIANALSYLHKHGIIHHNINSSNILLDKNMCAKVAGLHLSRKLPEDVSVNATSIVSISSDLAKNCVYIDPEYVSHGRVSTKNDVYSFGVVLCDLISSKLAKYWEGCDRESIAALLGRNIENQALDKVLDPRTGFQSDHKIMQVMTAMAELALNCMGFPQELRPNMEQVLDILNGKRLERYKTIEAFRIFDYADLRKATMQFRPDRILGEGGFGSVFYGKLQDGLEVAIKRFHNMRQNSLKQFMNEIEILRLLHHRNLVSLYGRSSFEHNELFLVYEYVPNGTVSRHIHGDFGLSRSQPDYVTHVSTAPAGTNAYMDPEYFQTGRVSYRSDVYSFGVVLFELISSKPAFWRDVPHGEAVGLPKFAIIKLLNNTLKELVDPDIGYDSDKDVTEMVTAVAELAFQCVQSPKELRPSMKQVLETLEGIKKGTWGFNQIT; from the exons ATGAGGTTGAGGTGTAATCTTCTTCAGTGCTGCTTCACTAGCAGTTCTTCAAATGGTGTTATTCAGATAAAGGGGAAAATCTTCCCCTACTTGATACTTGCACAAGcaacaaataattttaataaacgTAATTGTCTTGGAAAGATAGGCTTGAAGAATCTATACTATG GCAAACTTAGAGATGGGTGTGAGATTGTAATTGAAAGAGTATCATCCAATGACAAGAGGCAAATATTTCAGCAGTTCCTCAATGAAATTTTGGTTTCGAATATCCTGCATCACAAAAATCTCGTGACATTTCGCGGTTATGCCTTTCATCATGAGGAATTCCTGGTAGCACATGAATATCTCTCCAATGGCACTCTTGCTGCTTATCTTGAATGTGAAATCCAACATAATAAATGCACATTACCTTTGCTTACTCGAATGGAAATCGCCATCGATATTGCGAATGCATTGAGCTATCTTCACAAGCATGGCATCATCCACCATAACATAAACTCCAGCAATATTCTGCTAGATAAGAACATGTGTGCTAAAGTTGCTGGCTTGCACTTATCAAGGAAACTTCCGGAGGATGTTTCTGTCAATGCCACCAGCATTGTTTCAATTTCAAGTGATTTAGCAAAAAATTGTGTTTACATTGACCCAGAGTATGTGTCTCATGGCAGAGTCAGCACCAAGAATGATGTTTATAGCTTCGGAGTAGTGTTGTGCGATTTGATATCATCCAAGCTTGCTAAGTATTGGGAAGGTTGTGACCGAGAAAGTATTGCTGCACTTTTAGGCAGAAATATTGAAAATCAAGCTTTGGACAAGGTATTGGATCCAAGAACTGGCTTCCAATCAGACCATAAGATCATGCAGGTGATGACTGCAATGGCGGAGCTTGCACTTAATTGCATGGGATTTCCACAAGAACTCAGGCCAAATATGGAACAGGTGCTAGATATCCTCAATGGCAAGAGACTAGAGAGATATAAAACAATAGAAG CTTTCAGAATCTTTGACTATGCTGATCTCAGAAAAGCTACCATGCAATTTCGTCCAGATAGGATCCTTGGAGAGGGAGGGTTCGGCAGCGTATTTTATG GAAAACTTCAAGATGGACTTGAAGTTGCAATAAAACGTTTCCACAACATGCGGCAAAATTCTCTTAAGCAATTCATGAATGAAATCGAGATCTTAAGACTCTTGCACCATAGAAACCTGGTTTCACTCTACGGCCGCAGCTCTTTTGAACATAACGAACTCTTTCTAGTCTATGAGTACGTCCCCAATGGCACTGTCTCTAGACATATTCATGGAG ATTTCGGACTCTCACGGTCCCAACCAGATTATGTTACTCATGTGTCAACAGCTCCAGCAGGGACAAATGCCTATATGGATCCGGAATATTTCCAAACAGGCAGGGTTTCCTATAGAAGTGATGTATATAGCTTTGGAGTGGTCTTGTTTGAGCTCATATCATCTAAACCTGCATTTTGGAGGGACGTCCCACACGGCGAGGCGGTTGGCCTCCCTAAGTTTGCAATAATCAAACTGTTAAATAACACATTGAAGGAGCTAGTAGATCCAGATATTGGCTATGATTCAGATAAAGATGTAACGGAAATGGTAACAGCAGTGGCAGAGTTGGCCTTTCAGTGCGTTCAGAGTCCTAAAGAGCTTAGACCTTCCATGAAACAAGTGCTGGAGACCCTTGAGGGTATAAAGAAGGGAACATGGGGATTCAACCAGATAACTTAG
- the LOC130947800 gene encoding wall-associated receptor kinase-like 2 isoform X4 — MRLRCNLLQCCFTSSSSNGVIQIKGKIFPYLILAQATNNFNKRNCLGKIGLKNLYYGKLRDGCEIVIERVSSNDKRQIFQQFLNEILVSNILHHKNLVTFRGYAFHHEEFLVAHEYLSNGTLAAYLECEIQHNKCTLPLLTRMEIAIDIANALSYLHKHGIIHHNINSSNILLDKNMCAKVAGLHLSRKLPEDVSVNATSIVSISSDLAKNCVYIDPEYVSHGRVSTKNDVYSFGVVLCDLISSKLAKYWEGCDRESIAALLGRNIENQALDKVLDPRTGFQSDHKIMQVMTAMAELALNCMGFPQELRPNMEQVLDILNGKRLERYKTIEAFRIFDYADLRKATMQFRPDRILGEGGFGSVFYGMYICSFGLPLILGKLQDGLEVAIKRFHNMRQNSLKQFMNEIEILRLLHHRNLVSLYGRSSFEHNELFLVYEYVPNGTVSRHIHGDFGLSRSQPDYVTHVSTAPAGTNAYMDPEYFQTGRVSYRSDVYSFGVVLFELISSKPAFWRDVPHGEAVGLPKFAIIKLLNNTLKELVDPDIGYDSDKDVTEMVTAVAELAFQCVQSPKELRPSMKQVLETLEGIKKGTWGFNQIT; from the exons ATGAGGTTGAGGTGTAATCTTCTTCAGTGCTGCTTCACTAGCAGTTCTTCAAATGGTGTTATTCAGATAAAGGGGAAAATCTTCCCCTACTTGATACTTGCACAAGcaacaaataattttaataaacgTAATTGTCTTGGAAAGATAGGCTTGAAGAATCTATACTATG GCAAACTTAGAGATGGGTGTGAGATTGTAATTGAAAGAGTATCATCCAATGACAAGAGGCAAATATTTCAGCAGTTCCTCAATGAAATTTTGGTTTCGAATATCCTGCATCACAAAAATCTCGTGACATTTCGCGGTTATGCCTTTCATCATGAGGAATTCCTGGTAGCACATGAATATCTCTCCAATGGCACTCTTGCTGCTTATCTTGAATGTGAAATCCAACATAATAAATGCACATTACCTTTGCTTACTCGAATGGAAATCGCCATCGATATTGCGAATGCATTGAGCTATCTTCACAAGCATGGCATCATCCACCATAACATAAACTCCAGCAATATTCTGCTAGATAAGAACATGTGTGCTAAAGTTGCTGGCTTGCACTTATCAAGGAAACTTCCGGAGGATGTTTCTGTCAATGCCACCAGCATTGTTTCAATTTCAAGTGATTTAGCAAAAAATTGTGTTTACATTGACCCAGAGTATGTGTCTCATGGCAGAGTCAGCACCAAGAATGATGTTTATAGCTTCGGAGTAGTGTTGTGCGATTTGATATCATCCAAGCTTGCTAAGTATTGGGAAGGTTGTGACCGAGAAAGTATTGCTGCACTTTTAGGCAGAAATATTGAAAATCAAGCTTTGGACAAGGTATTGGATCCAAGAACTGGCTTCCAATCAGACCATAAGATCATGCAGGTGATGACTGCAATGGCGGAGCTTGCACTTAATTGCATGGGATTTCCACAAGAACTCAGGCCAAATATGGAACAGGTGCTAGATATCCTCAATGGCAAGAGACTAGAGAGATATAAAACAATAGAAG CTTTCAGAATCTTTGACTATGCTGATCTCAGAAAAGCTACCATGCAATTTCGTCCAGATAGGATCCTTGGAGAGGGAGGGTTCGGCAGCGTATTTTATG GTATGTATATTTGTTCTTTTGGCTTGCCACTGATATTAGGAAAACTTCAAGATGGACTTGAAGTTGCAATAAAACGTTTCCACAACATGCGGCAAAATTCTCTTAAGCAATTCATGAATGAAATCGAGATCTTAAGACTCTTGCACCATAGAAACCTGGTTTCACTCTACGGCCGCAGCTCTTTTGAACATAACGAACTCTTTCTAGTCTATGAGTACGTCCCCAATGGCACTGTCTCTAGACATATTCATGGAG ATTTCGGACTCTCACGGTCCCAACCAGATTATGTTACTCATGTGTCAACAGCTCCAGCAGGGACAAATGCCTATATGGATCCGGAATATTTCCAAACAGGCAGGGTTTCCTATAGAAGTGATGTATATAGCTTTGGAGTGGTCTTGTTTGAGCTCATATCATCTAAACCTGCATTTTGGAGGGACGTCCCACACGGCGAGGCGGTTGGCCTCCCTAAGTTTGCAATAATCAAACTGTTAAATAACACATTGAAGGAGCTAGTAGATCCAGATATTGGCTATGATTCAGATAAAGATGTAACGGAAATGGTAACAGCAGTGGCAGAGTTGGCCTTTCAGTGCGTTCAGAGTCCTAAAGAGCTTAGACCTTCCATGAAACAAGTGCTGGAGACCCTTGAGGGTATAAAGAAGGGAACATGGGGATTCAACCAGATAACTTAG
- the LOC130947800 gene encoding wall-associated receptor kinase-like 2 isoform X3, whose product MRLRCNLLQCCFTSSSSNGVIQIKGKIFPYLILAQATNNFNKRNCLGKIGLKNLYYGKLRDGCEIVIERVSSNDKRQIFQQFLNEILVSNILHHKNLVTFRGYAFHHEEFLVAHEYLSNGTLAAYLECEIQHNKCTLPLLTRMEIAIDIANALSYLHKHGIIHHNINSSNILLDKNMCAKVAGLHLSRKLPEDVSVNATSIVSISSDLAKNCVYIDPEYVSHGRVSTKNDVYSFGVVLCDLISSKLAKYWEGCDRESIAALLGRNIENQALDKVLDPRTGFQSDHKIMQVMTAMAELALNCMGFPQELRPNMEQVLDILNGKRLERYKTIEAFRIFDYADLRKATMQFRPDRILGEGGFGSVFYGMYICSFGLPLILGKLQDGLEVAIKRFHNMRQNSLKQFMNEIEILRLLHHRNLVSLYGRSSFEHNELFLVYEYVPNGTVSRHIHGVADFGLSRSQPDYVTHVSTAPAGTNAYMDPEYFQTGRVSYRSDVYSFGVVLFELISSKPAFWRDVPHGEAVGLPKFAIIKLLNNTLKELVDPDIGYDSDKDVTEMVTAVAELAFQCVQSPKELRPSMKQVLETLEGIKKGTWGFNQIT is encoded by the exons ATGAGGTTGAGGTGTAATCTTCTTCAGTGCTGCTTCACTAGCAGTTCTTCAAATGGTGTTATTCAGATAAAGGGGAAAATCTTCCCCTACTTGATACTTGCACAAGcaacaaataattttaataaacgTAATTGTCTTGGAAAGATAGGCTTGAAGAATCTATACTATG GCAAACTTAGAGATGGGTGTGAGATTGTAATTGAAAGAGTATCATCCAATGACAAGAGGCAAATATTTCAGCAGTTCCTCAATGAAATTTTGGTTTCGAATATCCTGCATCACAAAAATCTCGTGACATTTCGCGGTTATGCCTTTCATCATGAGGAATTCCTGGTAGCACATGAATATCTCTCCAATGGCACTCTTGCTGCTTATCTTGAATGTGAAATCCAACATAATAAATGCACATTACCTTTGCTTACTCGAATGGAAATCGCCATCGATATTGCGAATGCATTGAGCTATCTTCACAAGCATGGCATCATCCACCATAACATAAACTCCAGCAATATTCTGCTAGATAAGAACATGTGTGCTAAAGTTGCTGGCTTGCACTTATCAAGGAAACTTCCGGAGGATGTTTCTGTCAATGCCACCAGCATTGTTTCAATTTCAAGTGATTTAGCAAAAAATTGTGTTTACATTGACCCAGAGTATGTGTCTCATGGCAGAGTCAGCACCAAGAATGATGTTTATAGCTTCGGAGTAGTGTTGTGCGATTTGATATCATCCAAGCTTGCTAAGTATTGGGAAGGTTGTGACCGAGAAAGTATTGCTGCACTTTTAGGCAGAAATATTGAAAATCAAGCTTTGGACAAGGTATTGGATCCAAGAACTGGCTTCCAATCAGACCATAAGATCATGCAGGTGATGACTGCAATGGCGGAGCTTGCACTTAATTGCATGGGATTTCCACAAGAACTCAGGCCAAATATGGAACAGGTGCTAGATATCCTCAATGGCAAGAGACTAGAGAGATATAAAACAATAGAAG CTTTCAGAATCTTTGACTATGCTGATCTCAGAAAAGCTACCATGCAATTTCGTCCAGATAGGATCCTTGGAGAGGGAGGGTTCGGCAGCGTATTTTATG GTATGTATATTTGTTCTTTTGGCTTGCCACTGATATTAGGAAAACTTCAAGATGGACTTGAAGTTGCAATAAAACGTTTCCACAACATGCGGCAAAATTCTCTTAAGCAATTCATGAATGAAATCGAGATCTTAAGACTCTTGCACCATAGAAACCTGGTTTCACTCTACGGCCGCAGCTCTTTTGAACATAACGAACTCTTTCTAGTCTATGAGTACGTCCCCAATGGCACTGTCTCTAGACATATTCATGGAG TTGCAGATTTCGGACTCTCACGGTCCCAACCAGATTATGTTACTCATGTGTCAACAGCTCCAGCAGGGACAAATGCCTATATGGATCCGGAATATTTCCAAACAGGCAGGGTTTCCTATAGAAGTGATGTATATAGCTTTGGAGTGGTCTTGTTTGAGCTCATATCATCTAAACCTGCATTTTGGAGGGACGTCCCACACGGCGAGGCGGTTGGCCTCCCTAAGTTTGCAATAATCAAACTGTTAAATAACACATTGAAGGAGCTAGTAGATCCAGATATTGGCTATGATTCAGATAAAGATGTAACGGAAATGGTAACAGCAGTGGCAGAGTTGGCCTTTCAGTGCGTTCAGAGTCCTAAAGAGCTTAGACCTTCCATGAAACAAGTGCTGGAGACCCTTGAGGGTATAAAGAAGGGAACATGGGGATTCAACCAGATAACTTAG
- the LOC130947800 gene encoding LEAF RUST 10 DISEASE-RESISTANCE LOCUS RECEPTOR-LIKE PROTEIN KINASE-like 1.3 isoform X8: MRLRCNLLQCCFTSSSSNGVIQIKGKIFPYLILAQATNNFNKRNCLGKIGLKNLYYGKLRDGCEIVIERVSSNDKRQIFQQFLNEILVSNILHHKNLVTFRGYAFHHEEFLVAHEYLSNGTLAAYLECEIQHNKCTLPLLTRMEIAIDIANALSYLHKHGIIHHNINSSNILLDKNMCAKVAGLHLSRKLPEDVSVNATSIVSISSDLAKNCVYIDPEYVSHGRVSTKNDVYSFGVVLCDLISSKLAKYWEGCDRESIAALLGRNIENQALDKVLDPRTGFQSDHKIMQVMTAMAELALNCMGFPQELRPNMEQVLDILNGKRLERYKTIEAFRIFDYADLRKATMQFRPDRILGEGGFGSVFYDFGLSRSQPDYVTHVSTAPAGTNAYMDPEYFQTGRVSYRSDVYSFGVVLFELISSKPAFWRDVPHGEAVGLPKFAIIKLLNNTLKELVDPDIGYDSDKDVTEMVTAVAELAFQCVQSPKELRPSMKQVLETLEGIKKGTWGFNQIT; this comes from the exons ATGAGGTTGAGGTGTAATCTTCTTCAGTGCTGCTTCACTAGCAGTTCTTCAAATGGTGTTATTCAGATAAAGGGGAAAATCTTCCCCTACTTGATACTTGCACAAGcaacaaataattttaataaacgTAATTGTCTTGGAAAGATAGGCTTGAAGAATCTATACTATG GCAAACTTAGAGATGGGTGTGAGATTGTAATTGAAAGAGTATCATCCAATGACAAGAGGCAAATATTTCAGCAGTTCCTCAATGAAATTTTGGTTTCGAATATCCTGCATCACAAAAATCTCGTGACATTTCGCGGTTATGCCTTTCATCATGAGGAATTCCTGGTAGCACATGAATATCTCTCCAATGGCACTCTTGCTGCTTATCTTGAATGTGAAATCCAACATAATAAATGCACATTACCTTTGCTTACTCGAATGGAAATCGCCATCGATATTGCGAATGCATTGAGCTATCTTCACAAGCATGGCATCATCCACCATAACATAAACTCCAGCAATATTCTGCTAGATAAGAACATGTGTGCTAAAGTTGCTGGCTTGCACTTATCAAGGAAACTTCCGGAGGATGTTTCTGTCAATGCCACCAGCATTGTTTCAATTTCAAGTGATTTAGCAAAAAATTGTGTTTACATTGACCCAGAGTATGTGTCTCATGGCAGAGTCAGCACCAAGAATGATGTTTATAGCTTCGGAGTAGTGTTGTGCGATTTGATATCATCCAAGCTTGCTAAGTATTGGGAAGGTTGTGACCGAGAAAGTATTGCTGCACTTTTAGGCAGAAATATTGAAAATCAAGCTTTGGACAAGGTATTGGATCCAAGAACTGGCTTCCAATCAGACCATAAGATCATGCAGGTGATGACTGCAATGGCGGAGCTTGCACTTAATTGCATGGGATTTCCACAAGAACTCAGGCCAAATATGGAACAGGTGCTAGATATCCTCAATGGCAAGAGACTAGAGAGATATAAAACAATAGAAG CTTTCAGAATCTTTGACTATGCTGATCTCAGAAAAGCTACCATGCAATTTCGTCCAGATAGGATCCTTGGAGAGGGAGGGTTCGGCAGCGTATTTTATG ATTTCGGACTCTCACGGTCCCAACCAGATTATGTTACTCATGTGTCAACAGCTCCAGCAGGGACAAATGCCTATATGGATCCGGAATATTTCCAAACAGGCAGGGTTTCCTATAGAAGTGATGTATATAGCTTTGGAGTGGTCTTGTTTGAGCTCATATCATCTAAACCTGCATTTTGGAGGGACGTCCCACACGGCGAGGCGGTTGGCCTCCCTAAGTTTGCAATAATCAAACTGTTAAATAACACATTGAAGGAGCTAGTAGATCCAGATATTGGCTATGATTCAGATAAAGATGTAACGGAAATGGTAACAGCAGTGGCAGAGTTGGCCTTTCAGTGCGTTCAGAGTCCTAAAGAGCTTAGACCTTCCATGAAACAAGTGCTGGAGACCCTTGAGGGTATAAAGAAGGGAACATGGGGATTCAACCAGATAACTTAG
- the LOC130947800 gene encoding LEAF RUST 10 DISEASE-RESISTANCE LOCUS RECEPTOR-LIKE PROTEIN KINASE-like 1.3 isoform X7: MRLRCNLLQCCFTSSSSNGVIQIKGKIFPYLILAQATNNFNKRNCLGKIGLKNLYYGKLRDGCEIVIERVSSNDKRQIFQQFLNEILVSNILHHKNLVTFRGYAFHHEEFLVAHEYLSNGTLAAYLECEIQHNKCTLPLLTRMEIAIDIANALSYLHKHGIIHHNINSSNILLDKNMCAKVAGLHLSRKLPEDVSVNATSIVSISSDLAKNCVYIDPEYVSHGRVSTKNDVYSFGVVLCDLISSKLAKYWEGCDRESIAALLGRNIENQALDKVLDPRTGFQSDHKIMQVMTAMAELALNCMGFPQELRPNMEQVLDILNGKRLERYKTIEAFRIFDYADLRKATMQFRPDRILGEGGFGSVFYVADFGLSRSQPDYVTHVSTAPAGTNAYMDPEYFQTGRVSYRSDVYSFGVVLFELISSKPAFWRDVPHGEAVGLPKFAIIKLLNNTLKELVDPDIGYDSDKDVTEMVTAVAELAFQCVQSPKELRPSMKQVLETLEGIKKGTWGFNQIT; this comes from the exons ATGAGGTTGAGGTGTAATCTTCTTCAGTGCTGCTTCACTAGCAGTTCTTCAAATGGTGTTATTCAGATAAAGGGGAAAATCTTCCCCTACTTGATACTTGCACAAGcaacaaataattttaataaacgTAATTGTCTTGGAAAGATAGGCTTGAAGAATCTATACTATG GCAAACTTAGAGATGGGTGTGAGATTGTAATTGAAAGAGTATCATCCAATGACAAGAGGCAAATATTTCAGCAGTTCCTCAATGAAATTTTGGTTTCGAATATCCTGCATCACAAAAATCTCGTGACATTTCGCGGTTATGCCTTTCATCATGAGGAATTCCTGGTAGCACATGAATATCTCTCCAATGGCACTCTTGCTGCTTATCTTGAATGTGAAATCCAACATAATAAATGCACATTACCTTTGCTTACTCGAATGGAAATCGCCATCGATATTGCGAATGCATTGAGCTATCTTCACAAGCATGGCATCATCCACCATAACATAAACTCCAGCAATATTCTGCTAGATAAGAACATGTGTGCTAAAGTTGCTGGCTTGCACTTATCAAGGAAACTTCCGGAGGATGTTTCTGTCAATGCCACCAGCATTGTTTCAATTTCAAGTGATTTAGCAAAAAATTGTGTTTACATTGACCCAGAGTATGTGTCTCATGGCAGAGTCAGCACCAAGAATGATGTTTATAGCTTCGGAGTAGTGTTGTGCGATTTGATATCATCCAAGCTTGCTAAGTATTGGGAAGGTTGTGACCGAGAAAGTATTGCTGCACTTTTAGGCAGAAATATTGAAAATCAAGCTTTGGACAAGGTATTGGATCCAAGAACTGGCTTCCAATCAGACCATAAGATCATGCAGGTGATGACTGCAATGGCGGAGCTTGCACTTAATTGCATGGGATTTCCACAAGAACTCAGGCCAAATATGGAACAGGTGCTAGATATCCTCAATGGCAAGAGACTAGAGAGATATAAAACAATAGAAG CTTTCAGAATCTTTGACTATGCTGATCTCAGAAAAGCTACCATGCAATTTCGTCCAGATAGGATCCTTGGAGAGGGAGGGTTCGGCAGCGTATTTTATG TTGCAGATTTCGGACTCTCACGGTCCCAACCAGATTATGTTACTCATGTGTCAACAGCTCCAGCAGGGACAAATGCCTATATGGATCCGGAATATTTCCAAACAGGCAGGGTTTCCTATAGAAGTGATGTATATAGCTTTGGAGTGGTCTTGTTTGAGCTCATATCATCTAAACCTGCATTTTGGAGGGACGTCCCACACGGCGAGGCGGTTGGCCTCCCTAAGTTTGCAATAATCAAACTGTTAAATAACACATTGAAGGAGCTAGTAGATCCAGATATTGGCTATGATTCAGATAAAGATGTAACGGAAATGGTAACAGCAGTGGCAGAGTTGGCCTTTCAGTGCGTTCAGAGTCCTAAAGAGCTTAGACCTTCCATGAAACAAGTGCTGGAGACCCTTGAGGGTATAAAGAAGGGAACATGGGGATTCAACCAGATAACTTAG